Proteins from one Dethiobacter alkaliphilus AHT 1 genomic window:
- the trpE gene encoding anthranilate synthase component I, with translation MNLAATTVRNAKMVTLHRSLVGDLETPISAFIKLCPKGPSFLLESAAGGEQVARYSFLGYNPFLVVKGQGMEVEMTWSDGRRQTTKQGPFQQLRTLFEEYALPAHPAMPRFCGGAVGYFGYDNVGLLEPVGTSPQEDELGLPDTYLQFMENILIFDHFTHKLHLVVNRPVLEGESAAYAEKAARNSMQQMAEKLSGPLPDIHETTKGQPVAGIPKGNLTESEFTERVKKAKEYIKAGDIFQVVLSQRFAVPISEEPFAIYRRLRSLNPSPYMFLLNFPDVTLVGASPEMLVRVDGETVTTRPIAGTRRRGQSEAEDRELEEDLLNDPKELAEHVMLVDLGRNDIGRVARYGTVNVKEYAKVERFSHVMHLVSEVTGELAPKQKAMEALEACFPAGTLSGAPKVRAMQIINELETVKRGPYGGAVGYLDFAGNMDTCITIRTMVIKDNTAYIQTGAGIVADSVPEAEYQETIHKAKGMFATLGVQ, from the coding sequence ATGAATCTGGCGGCAACAACGGTACGTAATGCAAAGATGGTCACACTGCATCGCTCCCTGGTGGGAGATTTGGAAACCCCTATCTCCGCATTTATCAAACTTTGCCCGAAAGGCCCGTCTTTCCTTTTGGAAAGCGCGGCAGGCGGTGAGCAGGTAGCCCGCTACTCTTTTTTGGGCTACAACCCCTTTTTAGTAGTGAAGGGGCAGGGAATGGAAGTGGAGATGACTTGGTCTGACGGCCGCCGGCAAACCACAAAGCAAGGCCCTTTTCAACAGCTACGAACCCTTTTTGAAGAGTACGCCCTGCCGGCCCATCCGGCCATGCCCAGATTCTGCGGCGGTGCGGTGGGGTACTTCGGCTACGATAACGTTGGATTGCTGGAGCCGGTGGGAACATCGCCCCAGGAAGACGAACTGGGCTTACCCGACACTTACCTGCAGTTCATGGAGAACATCCTGATTTTTGATCATTTCACCCATAAGCTGCATCTGGTGGTAAACCGTCCTGTCTTGGAAGGCGAGAGTGCCGCATATGCCGAAAAGGCTGCCCGCAATTCAATGCAGCAGATGGCAGAAAAGCTCTCCGGTCCGCTACCTGATATACACGAAACAACAAAAGGGCAGCCGGTGGCAGGCATCCCTAAGGGCAACCTCACCGAAAGCGAATTTACAGAGCGGGTTAAAAAAGCCAAGGAATATATCAAAGCCGGAGATATTTTTCAGGTGGTACTGTCACAGCGCTTTGCCGTTCCCATCAGCGAAGAGCCCTTTGCCATTTACCGGCGGCTGCGCAGCCTTAATCCTTCACCGTACATGTTTTTGCTTAACTTTCCAGACGTCACTCTGGTGGGGGCTTCCCCGGAGATGCTGGTCAGGGTGGACGGAGAAACAGTTACAACCCGGCCCATTGCCGGTACCAGGCGTCGGGGCCAAAGTGAGGCAGAAGACCGGGAGTTGGAAGAGGACCTGCTAAACGACCCCAAGGAGCTGGCGGAGCATGTGATGCTGGTGGACCTGGGCCGAAACGATATCGGGCGCGTAGCCCGCTACGGAACGGTAAACGTCAAAGAGTACGCTAAAGTGGAGCGCTTCTCTCATGTGATGCATCTGGTCTCGGAGGTGACCGGTGAGCTGGCACCAAAGCAGAAAGCCATGGAAGCGCTGGAGGCCTGCTTTCCCGCCGGCACCCTCTCCGGTGCACCCAAAGTCCGGGCCATGCAGATTATAAATGAGCTGGAAACGGTAAAGCGCGGACCCTATGGCGGCGCGGTGGGATATTTGGACTTTGCAGGGAACATGGATACCTGTATTACCATCCGCACCATGGTGATAAAAGACAACACCGCCTATATCCAGACCGGAGCCGGCATCGTGGCCGATTCGGTTCCGGAAGCGGAATACCAGGAAACAATTCATAAAGCCAAGGGCATGTTTGCCACACTGGGGGTGCAGTAG